GGACATTGTTTTTACATCACTTGCTTCCATCTCTATGATGTCATCTGCACAAGAAACGAGGCAGCCTAACGTGCCATACGCAGAAGATAGCAACAAAAGCTTGCTTTCTTCATCCTGCACGATCGGCCGATGGGCAACAACTGTCCCTAAATCGATGACTGGGACAAGCTCCTTTCTAATTTGGGATACCCCGAGAATTTCTTCAGGAAACCCACCAATCGGAGTAATTGTGCCAGGCAATTCAATTGACTGAATTTTACTTATATCCACGAGAAATAATTCATTATGAATATGGAACAAA
This window of the Bacillus gobiensis genome carries:
- a CDS encoding chemotaxis protein CheW, whose protein sequence is MGTFKAILFHIHNELFLVDISKIQSIELPGTITPIGGFPEEILGVSQIRKELVPVIDLGTVVAHRPIVQDEESKLLLLSSAYGTLGCLVSCADDIIEMEASDVKTMSIRSTPADYFGGAVERDGKLVVKLLPEHLYQGIEGIETISSALHAQ